From the bacterium genome, the window ATGTATGGAGTCCAAAAAATGCAAGTATTAAAGCAATTGTTCCAACAATTCCAGGTATTCCAAAACCAGGATGGGAAAATTCAAGTATTATTCCCCATATTCCTATAATAAGTAAAAGATATGCAATATTTGGATCTGATATAAACTGTAAAATTTTATCTTTAAGTTCTGGTTTTGCTTCTTTAAGTTGAACATTTTTTGTTTTTAAAATAATTTGTTTTTCTTTTATTTTTAGAGTTTTTCCATCTATTTTTTCTAATAGTTCATTTATATCTTTTGCTATCAAATCAATAACTTTTTCTTTTAATGCTTCTTCTTCTGTGGATGAAATGCTTTCTCTTACTGCTCTTTCCGCCCATTTCTCGTTTCTTTTTCTATGTCTAGCTATTGTTTTTATAAAACTAACAGTATCATTTACAATTTTTTCTTCTATTTTGCTATCTTTTTCTCCACCTGTAAGTGTTACTGGATGTGCTGCACCAATATTTGTTGCTGGTGCCATTGCAAGAATATGACATGAAAGAGCAATAAAAGTTCCAGCAGAAGCACATTGAGAACCGCTTGGATATACAAATCCAATAACAGGTACATCTGATGATAGTATCTCTTGAACTATTTTCCTTGTAGAAGAAAGAAGTCCTCCTGGTGTATCAATCGTTATTAAAACAAAATTTGACTTATTCTTTTCAGCAAGTGATATAACATTTTTTACCTGGTAGTAAGTTACAGGACCTATTGCACCTTCAATTTTGAGAAAATATCCATTGCTTTCTGGAAATAAATTTTTTAAAAAAAGTAAAAACAAAAAATAAATTATTATTTTTTTCATTTTACAAGTATATCGGGTCTCAAAAGTTCATCCTTTTCTATTTCAACTTTTATTGATGGCCAGTTTGTATCTTCTGTTATTATAAGAGGTTTTGTTCTAGTAGTGATTATTGTATCTTCTGATTTTGTTCCAGTAATTGATGGATTCCATGCAAATGCCTGATTTTCTGTTATAATTTCATTTCTTTTTTCTGTTGCTCTAAAGTATCTTGTCATATAACCAGTTGGTCCTCCCTGATGATGTTTTTGCCACTCATCAGAATACCCTGTTTTTTCATACATTTTTATTCCTTCATTAAATACATCTCCAATGATTTTACCTTTTTTTGTTGAATTTATAAAGGTAGCATCTATTTTACATACTGCCTGATGTTTTTTCTTTAATTCGTCAGATATTTTTCCAAAATGAACAATACGAGTTAAAGAAACGATTAACCCATTTCTCCTACCACAGAGAACAACCATAACATATCTTTCTATTTTTTTATTTGTAGGAACAGGATGTCTGTATCTTTCAATTCTTTCGTCAGAAGCAACAAGAAGTACAACAGGAACAATGTTTTTACTCCATAACTTTTCACTTAATTTTCCTGCAATTTCTATTTCTTTATCCCCAGGTTTTATTTCTTTGCATACTTCTGTCATAATTTTTGTTGCCTCTTTTCCAAGTTCTTTATATCTTTCTATTTCTTTTGATAAAAGAGGATAATGTAAACTTTCTATTTTTACAGGAATAAAATTTGAAACTGGAATATCAGAACCTATTTTACCGTCGGTTATTTTTTTAATCCTTTCTTCAAAGTTTTCTTCATACCATTTTTCCACCACAGGTTCAAAATTAAAGTTTTTCAATTCTTCTTCAGAAATTCTTGGATATTCAATATTATTTGTCAGATAATAAACTTTATTCTCTGTTACCAATAGTTTACAAACACCTGTTTCTGTATGAAGCCCAACATAATTTATTTTTCCACCTGTGAACCATGCAAAATTACTAACTTTATTCAATAAAACTCCATCTAATTTTTTTTCTGCCATCAATTTTTTCACTCTTTCCCATTTTATTTCAATTTCTTTTTCCATAATAATTAAATTATCAACCAATTTTTATTTTTTTTCAAGTTAATTTAAAATAAATATTAGAAGAATAGAAAGGAGTAATCTGTGACAGGAAAAGAAAGAATTTTAAATACTTTTAATCATAAAGAAAGTGATTATGTTCCTGTATCAGACCAGTTAATTGTTTCAAAAGTCGCTTCCGAAATACTTGGGAGATATGCTTATACAGGAGGGGGAGAATTTGAAAAAGATAAAATTGAACTTTTATATAAAGAAGAAAGAGATTTTTTGGTTGAAAGATATGTTGAGGATACTATTGAGATTCATGAGAAACTTGGATTAGATTTTATCAGAGTTAGCACAGTTCCTTCAAAAAATTATACAAAAGATGACCTGCCAAAGAAAATAGATGATGATACTTATTTATTTGAAAATAAAGAAACAAAAAACTGGTCAATTTATAGATTTTCTCCTTCCTCAGGACAGTTTTTCTGTATTTATTCTTCTATGGAAGAAGAAGGATTTTCAGCAATGGAAAGGGAGATTCAATATATAGAAAAAAAGTTAATGGATGAGATTAAATTTGATGATAAAAGTATTTTTGAAGGATGGGATAAAATTGTAAATAAAGCAGGAAAAGGGATTGCTATTGCATTTTCTGCAGGTATTGCTATTCCGATGAGAAAAATTTATCTTGAATCTATTATTTTAAAACCGGAATGGATTGAAATCTTTCTTGAATATCAAACAAAATATA encodes:
- a CDS encoding nodulation protein NfeD, translated to MKKIIIYFLFLLFLKNLFPESNGYFLKIEGAIGPVTYYQVKNVISLAEKNKSNFVLITIDTPGGLLSSTRKIVQEILSSDVPVIGFVYPSGSQCASAGTFIALSCHILAMAPATNIGAAHPVTLTGGEKDSKIEEKIVNDTVSFIKTIARHRKRNEKWAERAVRESISSTEEEALKEKVIDLIAKDINELLEKIDGKTLKIKEKQIILKTKNVQLKEAKPELKDKILQFISDPNIAYLLLIIGIWGIILEFSHPGFGIPGIVGTIALILAFFGLHTLPINLAGLILIILSFIFFAIEAITPTFGIFITSGIITFILGSIMLFKKTSEIKIHNTNILIASFLTGVFIWFIIWFAWKTKRKKVITGKEGLIGEEGKTITDLNPEGMVFVHGEYWKGKSIKEVIPKGRKVRVIDIKGLTLIVEEIRNEKE
- a CDS encoding aminopeptidase P family N-terminal domain-containing protein, translated to MEKEIEIKWERVKKLMAEKKLDGVLLNKVSNFAWFTGGKINYVGLHTETGVCKLLVTENKVYYLTNNIEYPRISEEELKNFNFEPVVEKWYEENFEERIKKITDGKIGSDIPVSNFIPVKIESLHYPLLSKEIERYKELGKEATKIMTEVCKEIKPGDKEIEIAGKLSEKLWSKNIVPVVLLVASDERIERYRHPVPTNKKIERYVMVVLCGRRNGLIVSLTRIVHFGKISDELKKKHQAVCKIDATFINSTKKGKIIGDVFNEGIKMYEKTGYSDEWQKHHQGGPTGYMTRYFRATEKRNEIITENQAFAWNPSITGTKSEDTIITTRTKPLIITEDTNWPSIKVEIEKDELLRPDILVK